From Pseudonocardia autotrophica, one genomic window encodes:
- a CDS encoding solute symporter family protein has protein sequence MSGANAVLAQDGGAAASPILNISIFLVFVIGTLGIVFYVNSRHAKKTAADFYTAGGGFSGTQNGFAIAGDYLSAASFLGIAGAIAINGYDGFLYSVGFLVAWLVALLLVAELLRNTGRFTMGDVLAFRMRQRPVRAAAATSTLAVSFFYLLAQMAGAGALVSLLLGVSGTFAQGAVIAVVGVVMIAYVLIGGMRGTTWVQMIKAVLLIAGTLVMTIWALALFGFNFSALLGAAVDANPEAGAGLLSPGLQYGATTLSKIDFISLGLALVLGTAGLPHVLMRFYTVPTAKEARKSVEWAIWLIGLFYLFTLVIGYAAGALVGPETILDAPGRVNSAAPLLAFELGGPILLGVIAAVAFATILAVVAGLTITASASFAHDVYINVIKRGKVEDTEATQVKVARRTAIVIGVVAILGGILARNQNVAFLVALAFAVAATANLPTILYSLFWKRFNTTGALFSIYGGLSVTLLLIVFSPVVSGRGPDAPTPSIFPNADFMLFPLSNPGLVSIPASFLLGAIGTYVGQKRHDGSKYAEMEVRSLTGVGIAKASSH, from the coding sequence GTGAGCGGCGCGAACGCGGTACTGGCACAGGACGGGGGGGCCGCAGCCAGCCCGATCCTGAACATCTCGATCTTCCTCGTGTTCGTCATCGGCACGCTGGGGATCGTCTTCTACGTCAACAGCCGGCACGCGAAGAAGACCGCGGCCGACTTCTACACTGCGGGTGGCGGCTTCTCCGGCACCCAGAACGGCTTCGCGATCGCGGGTGACTACCTGTCCGCGGCATCGTTCCTCGGCATCGCCGGCGCGATCGCGATCAACGGTTACGACGGCTTCCTCTACTCGGTCGGTTTCCTCGTCGCCTGGCTGGTGGCGCTGCTGCTGGTCGCCGAGCTGCTGCGCAACACCGGCCGGTTCACGATGGGTGACGTGCTGGCGTTCCGGATGCGGCAGCGTCCGGTCCGGGCGGCCGCGGCCACCTCGACGCTGGCCGTGTCGTTCTTCTACCTGCTGGCCCAGATGGCCGGTGCCGGCGCGCTGGTCTCGCTGCTGCTCGGGGTGTCCGGCACCTTCGCGCAGGGCGCGGTGATCGCCGTCGTCGGTGTCGTGATGATCGCCTACGTGCTGATCGGCGGGATGCGCGGCACCACCTGGGTCCAGATGATCAAGGCGGTGCTGCTCATCGCCGGCACCCTGGTCATGACGATCTGGGCGCTGGCGCTGTTCGGCTTCAACTTCTCCGCACTGCTCGGCGCGGCCGTCGACGCCAACCCCGAGGCCGGCGCGGGCCTGCTCTCACCGGGCCTGCAGTACGGCGCAACCACCCTGTCGAAGATCGACTTCATCTCGCTCGGCCTCGCCCTGGTGCTCGGCACCGCGGGTCTGCCGCACGTGCTGATGCGCTTCTACACGGTGCCGACCGCCAAGGAGGCCCGTAAGTCCGTCGAGTGGGCGATCTGGCTGATCGGCCTGTTCTACCTGTTCACCCTGGTCATCGGCTACGCCGCCGGTGCCCTGGTGGGCCCGGAGACGATCCTCGACGCACCCGGCCGGGTCAACTCCGCCGCCCCGCTGCTCGCCTTCGAGCTCGGTGGGCCGATCCTGCTGGGCGTGATCGCCGCGGTCGCCTTCGCGACGATCCTCGCGGTCGTCGCCGGTCTGACGATCACCGCGTCGGCCTCGTTCGCGCACGACGTCTACATCAACGTGATCAAGCGCGGCAAGGTCGAGGACACCGAGGCCACCCAGGTCAAGGTGGCCCGCCGGACCGCGATCGTGATCGGTGTCGTCGCGATCCTGGGCGGCATCCTCGCCCGCAACCAGAACGTGGCGTTCCTCGTGGCGCTCGCGTTCGCGGTGGCGGCGACGGCGAACCTGCCGACGATCCTCTACTCGCTGTTCTGGAAGCGCTTCAACACCACCGGTGCGCTGTTCTCGATCTACGGCGGTCTGTCCGTCACGCTGCTGCTGATCGTGTTCTCGCCGGTGGTCTCCGGGCGCGGGCCGGACGCTCCGACCCCGTCGATCTTCCCGAACGCGGACTTCATGCTGTTCCCGCTGTCCAACCCGGGGCTGGTGTCGATCCCGGCGTCGTTCCTGCTGGGTGCCATCGGTACCTACGTCGGGCAGAAGCGGCACGACGGCAGCAAGTACGCCGAGATGGAGGTCCGGTCGCTGACCGGAGTCGGCATCGCGAAGGCGAGCTCGCACTAG
- a CDS encoding DUF485 domain-containing protein, with the protein MSTTESDEQSGGTPPPDPDWAAVQASPDFQELRKRLRGFVFPVTAGFLAWYLLYVLLASFAPDFMAIPVLGNINLGLILGLLQFLSTFAITVAYIRFADRKLDPLSSKIRDEIEGAK; encoded by the coding sequence GTGAGTACGACCGAGTCCGACGAACAGTCCGGCGGAACACCACCGCCTGATCCCGACTGGGCGGCCGTGCAGGCCAGCCCCGACTTCCAGGAGCTGCGCAAGCGGCTCCGTGGCTTCGTCTTCCCGGTCACGGCCGGGTTCCTGGCCTGGTACCTGCTGTACGTCCTGCTGGCGAGCTTCGCGCCCGACTTCATGGCGATCCCGGTGCTGGGCAACATCAACCTGGGCCTGATCCTCGGCCTGCTGCAGTTCTTGTCGACGTTCGCGATCACCGTGGCCTACATCCGTTTCGCGGACCGCAAGCTCGATCCGCTGTCGTCGAAGATCCGTGACGAGATCGAGGGGGCGAAGTGA
- a CDS encoding sodium/solute symporter — MTVAAVVTLLVVTVLIGARGVAAMRTTSDFLVASRRTSPMLNAAAVSGEYLSAASFLGVAGLVIKEGTGALWYPVGFTAGYLLMLALVAAPMRRTGALTVPGFAEARLGSRSLRRFCAVVVVVIGVLYLVPQIVAAGQLLTLVSGVDYWVGVVVSGLAVGITLALGGMRAATYVQAFQFALKLLLFAGPAIWLLLLAGPQLRADMAAPPEFTHFSQQTPVDFRLDTDLVVTEPTLVAVDGVPTRLAPGPHEALADQVWTFPAGAAVPELGGDRASLPVPGGSDWALPLLGTGDAAPLLATWSVLVATALGTMGLPHIIVRFHTSPDGRGARRTAAITVAMLGSFYLFPIVYGLLGTVLTPELYLSQGTDTAIVTLPGRVTDGSTAAVLTALLTAGAFAAFLATSLGLLLALSGALAHDLMPSGLRRLRLTALAASAAVVPAALLMVRIDVSAAVTSAFTVAASTFCPLLVLGLWWKGLTARGAYAGMVTGLVSSVGAMALSALLGLEGTAGMLLAQPALLSVPLAFIVMITISWTNAVPAWAEDTMLRLHLADRE; from the coding sequence GTGACCGTCGCCGCTGTCGTCACGCTGCTGGTCGTCACGGTCCTGATCGGTGCCCGTGGGGTCGCCGCGATGCGGACCACCTCCGACTTCCTGGTCGCCTCCCGGCGCACCTCGCCGATGCTCAACGCGGCCGCCGTGTCCGGCGAGTACCTGTCGGCGGCGTCGTTCCTCGGTGTGGCCGGGCTCGTCATCAAGGAGGGCACCGGCGCGCTCTGGTATCCGGTCGGGTTCACCGCCGGCTACCTGCTGATGCTCGCCCTGGTCGCGGCACCGATGCGCCGGACGGGGGCGCTCACCGTGCCCGGGTTCGCCGAGGCCCGGCTGGGCTCGCGGTCGCTGCGCCGGTTCTGCGCGGTGGTCGTCGTGGTGATCGGGGTGCTCTACCTGGTCCCGCAGATCGTCGCCGCCGGCCAGCTGCTCACCCTGGTGTCCGGCGTCGACTACTGGGTGGGCGTGGTGGTGTCCGGGCTGGCGGTGGGCATCACGCTGGCGCTCGGCGGGATGCGGGCCGCCACCTACGTCCAGGCGTTCCAGTTCGCGCTGAAGCTGCTGCTCTTCGCCGGGCCGGCGATCTGGCTGCTGCTGCTCGCCGGGCCGCAGCTGCGCGCCGACATGGCCGCGCCGCCGGAGTTCACCCACTTCTCCCAGCAGACCCCCGTCGACTTCCGGCTGGACACCGACCTGGTGGTCACCGAGCCGACCCTGGTCGCCGTCGACGGCGTACCCACCCGGCTGGCCCCGGGGCCCCACGAGGCGCTCGCCGACCAGGTCTGGACGTTCCCGGCCGGTGCCGCGGTGCCCGAGCTCGGCGGCGACCGGGCGTCGCTGCCGGTGCCCGGCGGGTCGGACTGGGCCCTCCCGCTGCTCGGGACCGGCGACGCGGCGCCGCTGCTCGCGACCTGGTCGGTGCTGGTCGCCACGGCACTCGGGACGATGGGGCTGCCGCACATCATCGTCCGTTTCCACACCAGCCCGGACGGCCGCGGTGCACGCCGGACGGCCGCGATCACGGTCGCGATGCTCGGCTCGTTCTACCTGTTCCCGATCGTCTACGGCCTGCTCGGAACGGTGCTGACGCCGGAGCTGTATCTGTCCCAGGGAACCGACACGGCGATCGTCACGCTGCCCGGGCGGGTCACCGACGGCAGCACCGCAGCGGTGCTCACCGCTCTGCTCACCGCCGGCGCGTTCGCCGCCTTCCTCGCCACCTCACTGGGGCTGCTGCTGGCCCTGTCCGGCGCCCTCGCGCACGACCTCATGCCGTCCGGCCTGCGCCGGCTGCGGCTCACCGCCCTGGCCGCATCGGCAGCCGTCGTCCCGGCGGCACTGCTGATGGTCCGGATCGACGTCAGCGCCGCCGTGACCTCGGCTTTCACCGTCGCTGCGTCCACCTTCTGCCCACTGCTCGTGCTCGGACTGTGGTGGAAGGGGTTGACGGCGCGCGGGGCGTACGCCGGAATGGTCACCGGGCTCGTGTCCTCGGTGGGTGCGATGGCGCTGAGCGCCCTGCTCGGGCTGGAGGGCACGGCGGGCATGCTGCTCGCCCAGCCGGCCCTGCTCTCGGTGCCGCTCGCGTTCATCGTGATGATCACGATTTCATGGACCAACGCTGTCCCCGCGTGGGCTGAGGATACGATGCTGCGGCTCCATCTGGCCGATCGCGAGTAG
- a CDS encoding LytR/AlgR family response regulator transcription factor → MTDRLRVLAVDDVAPALDEICALLADAPDVGHVARAGDAVEALRMIPAGSFDAVLLDITMPGMDGLELGGVLAAMASPPEIVFVTAFEEHAVAAYGLGAVDYLLKPVGADRLADALERVHRARAGRTASISSPAPPDGAGPPLPRVDELAVLPVELGGRTRYVRREDVRFVEAHGDYVRLHIPGGSHLVRIPLSRLEEHWDAHRFVRVHRSFLLHLPAVLELRSDAGGGLLAHTDAGDVPVSRRHARELRDQLMAAATSGALDPQATGTGDDDGEGRGPR, encoded by the coding sequence ATGACCGACCGGCTCCGGGTGCTGGCCGTCGACGACGTCGCACCGGCCCTCGACGAGATCTGCGCGCTGCTGGCCGACGCCCCGGACGTCGGGCACGTCGCCCGGGCCGGGGACGCGGTCGAGGCGCTGCGCATGATCCCGGCCGGGTCGTTCGACGCGGTACTGCTCGACATCACGATGCCCGGCATGGACGGACTGGAGCTGGGCGGTGTGCTCGCCGCGATGGCGAGCCCGCCGGAGATCGTGTTCGTGACGGCGTTCGAGGAGCACGCGGTCGCCGCCTACGGCCTCGGCGCGGTCGACTATCTGCTCAAGCCGGTCGGCGCGGACCGGCTCGCGGACGCGCTGGAACGGGTGCACCGGGCCCGCGCGGGCCGGACCGCGAGCATCTCGTCGCCCGCCCCGCCCGACGGTGCGGGCCCGCCGCTCCCCCGGGTCGACGAGCTCGCCGTGCTGCCCGTCGAGCTGGGCGGGCGCACCCGGTACGTCCGCCGGGAGGACGTCCGGTTCGTCGAGGCACACGGCGACTACGTGCGCCTGCACATCCCCGGCGGCTCGCACCTGGTCCGGATCCCGCTGTCCCGCCTGGAGGAGCACTGGGACGCGCACCGCTTCGTCCGCGTGCACCGCAGCTTCCTGCTCCATCTCCCGGCGGTGCTGGAGCTGCGCAGCGACGCCGGCGGGGGACTGCTCGCGCACACCGACGCCGGGGACGTGCCGGTCAGCCGCCGGCACGCCCGTGAGCTGCGCGACCAGCTGATGGCGGCGGCCACCTCCGGGGCGCTCGACCCGCAGGCCACGGGTACCGGGGACGACGACGGCGAGGGCCGAGGGCCGCGATGA
- a CDS encoding sensor histidine kinase: MPAEGDSERGGRASGGRTGLRPRFADRFRTAPARESAQPDLTEVLETGVAVATGLRSPAGSPEAVDALRRLAGLCGAEAAGLLVPGQQESWWGPGRDDGIALGLRARTGGRRLSEGDLLALPVPVGPDPAAPDPVLVLAGAVGMPAARRAAGFVADALERAALDAGAAAAEAARLRELRAQISPHFVYNALTTIASFVRSDPARARDLLETFAEFIRHSLAARGDYTPLADEFRSVEAYLTLARAVLGERLRVQVRVAPEVLPVPVPVLALQPLVENAVQHGVERTPDGGLVQVSGEAEGDVCVIAVEDDGPGMNPEHARDVLAGTAEGAGLALVNVDRRLRAVYGPEHGLVIETAPGAGTRIVLRIPRFQPGVVA; encoded by the coding sequence GTGCCGGCCGAGGGGGACTCCGAACGCGGCGGACGCGCGTCCGGCGGCCGCACCGGGCTGCGACCCCGGTTCGCCGATCGTTTCCGTACCGCGCCGGCCCGCGAGTCCGCGCAGCCCGACCTCACCGAGGTGCTGGAGACCGGCGTCGCCGTCGCCACCGGGCTCCGCTCCCCGGCCGGCTCGCCGGAGGCGGTCGACGCGTTGCGCCGGCTCGCCGGGCTCTGCGGGGCGGAGGCCGCCGGCCTGCTGGTCCCCGGGCAGCAGGAGAGCTGGTGGGGCCCCGGCCGCGACGACGGCATCGCGCTCGGCCTGCGGGCACGCACCGGCGGCCGCCGGCTGTCCGAGGGTGACCTGCTCGCGTTGCCGGTGCCGGTCGGCCCGGATCCCGCCGCGCCCGATCCGGTGCTGGTGCTCGCCGGTGCCGTCGGGATGCCGGCGGCCCGGCGCGCCGCCGGCTTCGTCGCCGACGCCCTCGAGCGCGCGGCGCTGGACGCCGGCGCCGCGGCCGCCGAGGCGGCCCGCCTGCGGGAGCTGCGCGCTCAGATCTCGCCGCACTTCGTCTACAACGCGCTGACCACGATCGCCTCGTTCGTCCGCTCGGACCCGGCCAGGGCCCGGGACCTGCTGGAGACCTTCGCCGAGTTCATCCGGCACTCGCTCGCCGCCCGCGGCGACTACACCCCGCTGGCCGACGAGTTCCGCTCCGTCGAGGCCTACCTGACGCTGGCCCGCGCGGTGCTCGGCGAGCGCCTGCGGGTACAGGTACGGGTGGCGCCGGAGGTGTTGCCGGTGCCGGTGCCGGTGCTCGCGCTGCAGCCGCTGGTGGAGAACGCGGTGCAGCACGGCGTCGAGCGAACCCCCGACGGAGGACTGGTGCAGGTCAGCGGCGAGGCGGAGGGCGATGTCTGCGTGATCGCGGTCGAGGACGACGGCCCGGGCATGAATCCCGAGCACGCCCGCGACGTGCTGGCGGGCACCGCGGAAGGCGCCGGGCTCGCGCTGGTCAACGTCGACCGGCGGTTGCGCGCCGTCTACGGGCCCGAGCACGGGCTGGTGATCGAGACGGCGCCCGGCGCGGGCACCCGCATCGTGCTGCGCATCCCACGGTTCCAGCCGGGGGTGGTCGCATGA
- a CDS encoding potassium channel family protein: MPDARSGPVRALVTRLLVALFALGATTLIVYLGRDGYLDNNGAGDISMMDALYYATVSLSTTGYGDIVPVTPTARAVNIAVITPLRLLFLIVLVGTTVELLTERSRQSFRIQRWRSRVRDHTVVVGYGTKGRAAVETLLGDGVEPEKIVVVDTDRARLDVASGLGLVTVSGNATRSAVLRIAGVQLATTLVVALDRDDTAVMVTLTARELSRSISIVAAVREAENVHLLRQSGASSVIVSDETAGRLLGVATRSPAVVEVVEDLLTPDAGFAITQRQVEPAEVGGSPRHLPDIVLGVVRGEQLYRVDSPSVDALERGDQLLYVRKATPPDD; this comes from the coding sequence ATGCCGGACGCCCGCTCGGGCCCGGTCCGCGCCCTGGTGACCCGGTTGCTGGTCGCGCTGTTCGCGCTCGGCGCGACGACGCTGATCGTCTACCTCGGGCGCGACGGGTACCTCGACAACAACGGCGCGGGCGACATCTCGATGATGGACGCGCTGTACTACGCCACGGTGTCGCTCTCGACGACCGGCTACGGCGACATCGTCCCGGTCACCCCGACCGCCCGCGCCGTGAACATCGCCGTGATCACCCCACTGCGACTGCTGTTCCTGATCGTCCTCGTCGGGACGACCGTCGAGCTGCTCACCGAGCGCTCCCGGCAGTCCTTCCGGATCCAGCGCTGGAGGTCCCGCGTGCGCGACCACACCGTCGTCGTCGGCTACGGAACGAAGGGCCGGGCCGCGGTCGAGACGCTGCTGGGCGACGGCGTCGAACCGGAGAAGATCGTGGTGGTGGACACCGACCGGGCGCGTCTCGACGTCGCGTCCGGGCTGGGGCTGGTGACGGTGTCCGGCAACGCGACCCGGTCGGCGGTGCTGCGGATCGCCGGGGTGCAGCTGGCGACGACGCTGGTGGTCGCGCTGGACCGGGACGACACCGCGGTGATGGTCACGCTGACGGCCCGCGAGCTGTCCCGGTCGATCTCGATCGTGGCGGCCGTCCGGGAGGCGGAGAACGTGCACCTGCTGCGCCAGTCCGGGGCGAGCTCGGTGATCGTCTCGGACGAGACGGCGGGCCGGCTGCTGGGCGTCGCGACCCGGTCCCCGGCCGTCGTCGAGGTGGTGGAGGACCTGCTGACCCCGGACGCCGGGTTCGCCATCACCCAGCGTCAGGTGGAGCCCGCCGAGGTGGGCGGCTCGCCCCGGCACCTGCCCGACATCGTGCTGGGCGTGGTGCGGGGCGAGCAGCTGTACCGGGTCGACTCGCCGTCGGTCGACGCCCTGGAGCGCGGCGACCAGCTGCTCTACGTGCGCAAGGCGACGCCACCGGACGACTGA
- a CDS encoding thiamine pyrophosphate-dependent enzyme, whose translation MSIGTTTTAGYDALPGLLARMTGDEKHDPASLSTLDVLWVLHDRVLRVGPSLVADPDRDRFLVSKGHGPMALYAVLAAKGFLDPAELSGFARFDSPLGHHPDRTLVPGVEISSGSLGHGLGLAVGTALGLRLTARTARTVVLVGDAELDEGSNAEAVQYAGRAGLDGLTAVVIDNSSATHGWPGGIAARFAVEDWATVDVDGRDHDALYRAFTVPHPGRPLAVVARVEPKETR comes from the coding sequence ATGAGTATCGGAACGACGACCACCGCCGGGTACGACGCCCTTCCCGGGTTACTGGCCCGGATGACCGGCGACGAGAAACACGATCCCGCCTCGCTGTCCACCCTCGACGTGCTCTGGGTGCTCCACGACCGGGTGCTGCGCGTCGGCCCGTCCCTCGTGGCGGACCCGGACCGCGACCGGTTCCTGGTGTCCAAGGGGCACGGTCCGATGGCGCTCTACGCGGTGCTCGCCGCGAAGGGCTTCCTGGACCCGGCCGAACTGTCCGGTTTCGCCCGGTTCGACTCACCGCTGGGGCATCACCCGGACCGGACCCTGGTGCCGGGTGTGGAGATCTCCTCCGGCTCGCTGGGGCACGGACTCGGCCTCGCGGTCGGCACGGCGCTCGGGCTGCGGCTCACCGCTCGCACCGCCCGCACCGTCGTACTGGTCGGCGACGCCGAGCTCGACGAGGGGTCGAACGCCGAGGCCGTCCAGTACGCCGGCCGGGCCGGTCTGGACGGGCTGACCGCGGTCGTGATCGACAACTCGTCGGCGACCCACGGCTGGCCCGGCGGGATCGCCGCGCGGTTCGCCGTCGAGGACTGGGCCACCGTCGACGTCGACGGCCGCGACCACGACGCGCTGTATCGCGCCTTCACCGTCCCGCACCCCGGCCGTCCGCTGGCCGTCGTCGCCCGCGTCGAGCCGAAGGAGACCCGCTGA
- a CDS encoding transketolase family protein, translated as MSAATAAPVTTAASALLTDPQRPADQRERFYRLLPELLADDPRAVALLADIGAGYVDLPPSVADRVLNLGIREQLLVSAAGGLALTGLRPIVHTFAPFLVERPYEQLKLDLGHQDAGAVLVSAGASYDMAGAGETHFGSRDVGLLDTLDGWTVHVPGHADEAETLIRAALPVDDRVYVRLSGASNARPLGTGPEMTVLRRGTRGTVVAVGPLADRVLTAVADLDVTVLYAATVRPFDAHTLVATLTEPDVVLVEPYLAGTSVPQVSDALAGIRHRVLGLGVGRAELRRYGTPAEHDRAHGLDVPGIRRSVAAFLS; from the coding sequence ATGTCTGCCGCCACTGCTGCCCCTGTCACCACTGCCGCCTCTGCTCTGCTCACCGACCCGCAGCGCCCCGCCGACCAGCGGGAACGCTTCTATCGCCTGCTCCCCGAGCTGCTCGCCGACGACCCGCGGGCGGTCGCACTGCTCGCCGACATCGGCGCCGGATACGTCGACCTGCCGCCGTCGGTCGCGGACCGGGTGCTGAACCTCGGGATCCGCGAGCAGCTGCTCGTCTCGGCCGCCGGCGGGCTCGCGCTGACCGGGCTGCGACCGATCGTGCACACCTTCGCGCCGTTCCTCGTCGAGCGTCCGTACGAGCAGCTCAAGCTCGACCTCGGGCACCAGGACGCCGGTGCGGTGCTGGTCTCGGCGGGCGCGTCCTACGACATGGCGGGAGCGGGCGAGACCCACTTCGGCTCCCGGGACGTGGGGCTGCTCGACACCCTGGACGGCTGGACGGTGCACGTCCCCGGGCACGCCGACGAGGCCGAGACACTGATCCGCGCGGCGCTGCCCGTCGACGACCGGGTGTACGTCCGGCTCTCCGGGGCGTCCAACGCGCGGCCGCTGGGCACGGGGCCGGAGATGACGGTGCTGCGGCGCGGGACCCGGGGGACGGTCGTCGCGGTCGGCCCGCTCGCCGACCGGGTCCTGACGGCGGTCGCGGATCTCGACGTGACGGTCCTGTACGCGGCGACCGTCCGGCCGTTCGACGCGCACACGCTGGTCGCGACGCTGACCGAGCCGGACGTCGTGCTGGTCGAGCCCTACCTGGCGGGCACCTCGGTGCCCCAGGTGTCCGATGCGCTGGCCGGGATCCGGCACCGGGTGCTCGGCCTCGGTGTCGGACGGGCCGAGCTGCGCCGCTACGGCACCCCGGCCGAGCACGACCGCGCGCACGGGCTGGACGTGCCGGGGATCCGCCGATCGGTCGCCGCGTTCCTCTCGTAG
- a CDS encoding exodeoxyribonuclease III: protein MRLATWNVNSAKSRLPRLLPWLDERAPDVVCLQETKLSDDDFAALFDDELAARGYAVAHHGEGRWNGVALLSRVGLDDVVRGLPGEPVFAEGGRTGTDARAVTATCGGLRVTSVYVPNGRTPDDPHYGYKLRWLDALRELVVAGDPATTVVAGDMNIAPTDDDVWDRPAFDGATHVTPDERAALAALQATGLHDVVRDRWPDERVFSYWDYRAGRFHQDQGMRIDLVLAGDGPAGRRAAAWVDRKARKGKLPSDHAPVLVDLDEAPDGDVGPMVPPPSSPAPLVRKK, encoded by the coding sequence GTGCGCCTCGCCACCTGGAACGTGAACTCGGCGAAGTCCCGGCTGCCCCGCCTGCTGCCCTGGCTGGACGAGCGGGCACCGGACGTCGTCTGCCTGCAGGAGACCAAGCTCTCCGACGACGACTTCGCCGCCCTCTTCGACGACGAGCTCGCCGCGCGCGGCTACGCCGTCGCGCACCACGGTGAGGGCCGGTGGAACGGCGTCGCGCTGCTGTCCCGGGTCGGGCTCGACGACGTCGTGCGGGGGCTGCCCGGCGAGCCGGTGTTCGCCGAGGGCGGGCGCACCGGGACGGACGCGCGCGCCGTCACCGCGACCTGCGGCGGGCTGCGGGTGACCTCGGTGTACGTGCCGAACGGGCGCACCCCGGACGACCCGCACTACGGCTACAAGCTGCGCTGGCTGGACGCGCTGCGCGAGCTGGTCGTCGCCGGTGATCCGGCGACGACCGTCGTGGCCGGGGACATGAACATCGCCCCCACCGACGACGACGTGTGGGATCGCCCGGCGTTCGACGGCGCCACCCACGTCACCCCGGACGAGCGGGCCGCGCTCGCCGCGCTGCAGGCCACCGGGTTGCACGACGTCGTGCGGGACCGCTGGCCCGACGAGCGGGTCTTCAGCTACTGGGACTACCGGGCCGGCCGGTTCCATCAGGACCAGGGCATGCGGATCGACCTGGTGCTGGCCGGTGACGGCCCGGCGGGTCGACGGGCGGCCGCCTGGGTGGACCGCAAGGCCCGCAAGGGCAAGCTGCCCAGCGACCACGCGCCGGTGCTCGTCGATCTCGACGAGGCCCCGGACGGTGACGTCGGCCCGATGGTGCCGCCGCCCTCGTCCCCGGCGCCACTGGTCCGAAAGAAGTAG
- a CDS encoding DUF4142 domain-containing protein translates to MNQNRIGRTVGASVAAFALVGLTACGGETPSIPTELPEVPGVGDPRQAFGDAHQKALGLAALGGIGLEQGVGEQVKDLAPQVQQEGQQLNERLRGLASGIGVSLPDQVSPEIQAQVDDLSARTGEQFDQGWLQAAQEQVGQLNEQAQGLLNVPGLPQEQIDQARAQLTNLGELKTQLDEAAAAAGAATPGGDGAGSGDGADGQAAGPDAGGQAGDGSGSGPDGTAGGGSGDGSGSGSGSGSGSGAAGNGSGSGNGSGSGSADGNGSANGSGSGQGGAPAVDAGTGGQAASASDSALPVALGGAGLVLLVAGALRLRRSRA, encoded by the coding sequence ATGAACCAGAACCGCATCGGTCGCACCGTCGGCGCGTCCGTCGCCGCGTTCGCGCTCGTCGGACTCACCGCCTGCGGCGGCGAGACACCGTCGATCCCGACCGAGCTGCCGGAGGTGCCCGGTGTCGGGGACCCGCGGCAGGCGTTCGGCGACGCGCACCAGAAGGCACTCGGGCTCGCCGCGCTCGGCGGCATCGGCCTGGAGCAGGGCGTCGGTGAGCAGGTGAAGGACCTGGCACCGCAGGTTCAGCAGGAGGGCCAGCAGCTCAACGAGCGGCTGCGCGGGCTCGCGTCCGGCATCGGCGTCTCGCTGCCCGACCAGGTCTCGCCCGAGATCCAGGCCCAGGTCGACGACCTGTCGGCCCGGACCGGCGAGCAGTTCGACCAGGGCTGGCTGCAGGCCGCCCAGGAGCAGGTCGGGCAGCTGAACGAGCAGGCGCAGGGCCTGCTGAACGTGCCGGGGCTCCCACAGGAGCAGATCGACCAGGCCCGTGCCCAGCTGACCAACCTGGGGGAGCTGAAGACGCAGCTGGACGAGGCCGCGGCGGCCGCGGGCGCGGCGACCCCCGGCGGCGACGGAGCGGGCTCCGGCGACGGTGCGGACGGCCAGGCGGCCGGTCCGGACGCCGGTGGCCAGGCCGGTGACGGCTCGGGATCCGGTCCGGACGGCACCGCGGGCGGCGGCTCCGGCGACGGCAGCGGCAGTGGCAGCGGCAGCGGCAGTGGCAGTGGCGCCGCCGGCAACGGCAGCGGCAGCGGCAACGGCAGCGGGTCCGGCTCCGCTGACGGCAACGGATCTGCCAACGGTTCCGGCTCCGGTCAGGGCGGTGCCCCGGCGGTCGACGCCGGCACCGGCGGCCAGGCCGCGTCGGCGTCCGACTCCGCGCTGCCGGTGGCGCTGGGCGGGGCCGGGCTGGTCCTGCTGGTGGCCGGCGCCCTCCGGCTGCGCCGCTCGCGCGCGTGA